In Isoptericola variabilis 225, the genomic window CTCGTGGAGATCCTCGAGAAGGCCAAGTGACCTTCGGCCGTGGCGGGCCGTGACACACGTATGCGGCCCGCCACGGCGCACACAGCAACTATCCGTTCGGCCAGGCTCGCCCGGTACCCATCGGGACGAGAACCAGCTCGACGACAGGAGATCAATCGATGATCCAGCAGGAGTCGCGACTTCGGGTCGCCGACAACACGGGTGCCAAGGAGATCCTCTGCATCCGCGTTCTCGGTGGGTCGGGTCGCCGCTACGCCGGTATCGGCGACACCATCGTCGCCACCGTCAAGGACGCGATCCCGGGCGGCAACGTGAAGAAGGGCGACGTCGTCAAGGCGGTCGTCGTCCGGACCGCCAAGGAGCGCCGCCGTCCTGACGGTTCCTACATCAAGTTCGACGAGAACGCCGCCGTGATCCTGAAGAACGACGGCGAGCCTCGCGGCACCCGTATCTTCGGCCCGGTCGGCCGTGAGCTGCGCGACAAGCGGTTCATGAAGATCATCTCGCTGGCCCCGGAGGTGCTCTGACCATGGCGAAGATCAAGAAGGGCGACCAGGTGATCGTCATCGCCGGTCGCGACAAGGGCAAGACGGGCCGCGTGCTCGAGGTCCTCACGGACTCCGACCGCGTCGTGGTCGAGGGTGTCCAGCGCGTCACGAAGCACGTCAAGGCCGGCCAGACGGCTCGCGGCACCCGCACGGGTGGCATCGAGACGGTCGAGGCGCCGATCCACGTGTCCAACGTGATGCTGGTCGACCCGGAGACCAAGAAGCCCACGCGCGTCGGTTTCCGCACCGAGCAGGTCGAGCGTGACGGCCGTACCCGCACGGTCCGCGTGCGCTACGCCAAGCGTTCCGGGAAGGACATCTGATGACCGAGACCACTGTCGAGGCCCCGGCCCTGCCGCGCCTCAAGCAGAAGTACCGCGAGGAGATCCTCCCGGCCCTCCGCGAGGAGTTCGGCCACTCGAACGTCCACGAGGTCGCCGGTCTGACGAAGATCGTCGTCAACATGGGTGTCGGTGACGCCGCCAAGGACTCGAAGCTCATCGAGGGCGCGATCCGCGACCTGACCGCGATCACCGGTCAGAAGCCGCAGGTCACCAAGGCCCGCAAGTCCATCGCGCAGTTCAAGCTGCGCGAGGGCATGCCGATCGGTGCGCACGTCACCCTCCGGGGCGACCGCATGTGGGAGTTCCTCGACCGCCTGCTGTCGATCGCGCTGCCGCGCATCCGCGACTTCCGCGGCCTGTCGCCCAAGCAGTTCGACGGCCACGGGAACTACACGTTCGGTCTGACGGAGCAGTCGATGTTCCACGAGATCGACCAGGACAAGATCGATCGCGTCCGCGGCATGGACATCACGATCGTGACGACGGCGACGACCGACGACGAGGGCCGCTCCCTGCTGCGCCGTCTCGGCTTCCCCTTCAAGGAGAACTGACATGGCGAAGAAGGCCCTGATCAACAAGGCGAACGCC contains:
- the rplN gene encoding 50S ribosomal protein L14, which codes for MIQQESRLRVADNTGAKEILCIRVLGGSGRRYAGIGDTIVATVKDAIPGGNVKKGDVVKAVVVRTAKERRRPDGSYIKFDENAAVILKNDGEPRGTRIFGPVGRELRDKRFMKIISLAPEVL
- the rplE gene encoding 50S ribosomal protein L5, with protein sequence MTETTVEAPALPRLKQKYREEILPALREEFGHSNVHEVAGLTKIVVNMGVGDAAKDSKLIEGAIRDLTAITGQKPQVTKARKSIAQFKLREGMPIGAHVTLRGDRMWEFLDRLLSIALPRIRDFRGLSPKQFDGHGNYTFGLTEQSMFHEIDQDKIDRVRGMDITIVTTATTDDEGRSLLRRLGFPFKEN
- the rplX gene encoding 50S ribosomal protein L24 — its product is MAKIKKGDQVIVIAGRDKGKTGRVLEVLTDSDRVVVEGVQRVTKHVKAGQTARGTRTGGIETVEAPIHVSNVMLVDPETKKPTRVGFRTEQVERDGRTRTVRVRYAKRSGKDI